The following coding sequences lie in one Hoplias malabaricus isolate fHopMal1 chromosome 14, fHopMal1.hap1, whole genome shotgun sequence genomic window:
- the endog gene encoding endonuclease G, mitochondrial, protein MRRVVRSPWFISGVSLAVGVGVGVALTQKPSSSSYSDLLHRLPVLPVAAVSAHSELTPVHPGQLTVSKSTAVMKYGFPSLSNIKTRESYVYSYDPRSRSAAWVVEQLSPDSLNGAADRRLCDFKEDESVHVYHRATNADYRSSGFDRGHLAAAANHKWSQKAMEDTFYLSNVAPQNPHLNQNAWNNLEKFCRSLAKQYHNVFVVSGPLYLPRQEPDGKMYVKYQVIGKNNVAVPTHFFKVLILENRRGEVELRPYVMPNMPVDDKIPLERFLVPIESIERASGLLFVPNIMKKTSRLQAITAG, encoded by the exons ATGCGGCGTGTAGTGCGTTCTCCGTGGTTTATTTCTGGTGTGTCCTTGGCGGTTGGTGTTGGTGTTGGAGTTGCACTGACACAAAaaccttcctcctcctcctattcCGACCTCCTCCACCGTCTCCCGGTTCTCCCGGTCGCCGCGGTATCCGCGCACTCGGAGCTGACCCCTGTTCACCCCGGGCAGCTGACAGTTAGTAAGTCCACCGCTGTGATGAAGTACggctttccctctctctccaatATTAAAACCCGGGAGTCCTACGTCTATTCCTACGACCCCCGGAGCCGTAGCGCCGCGTGGGTGGTGGAGCAGCTGAGTCCCGACTCCCTGAACGGAGCTGCGGACCGGAGACTGTGTGATTTTAAGGAGGACGAGTCCGTGCACGTTTACCATAGAGCCACTAACGCGGACTACCGGAGCAGTGGCTTCGACAGGGGACACCTGGCCGCCGCCGCCAACCACAAATGGAGCCAGAAGGCCATGGAGGACACTTTCTACCTCAGCAACGTCGCTCCACAG AATCCTCACTTAAACCAGAACGCGTGGAACAATTTGGAGAAGTTCTGCCGCTCTCTGGCCAAGCAGTACCACAATGTGTTTGTGGTCTCTGGACCCCTCTACCTGCCCAG ACAGGAGCCTGATGGGAAGATGTATGTGAAGTATCAGGTGATCGGGAAGAACAACGTGGCTGTGCCGACCCATTTCTTTAAGGTTTTAATTCTGGAGAACCGGCGTGGGGAGGTGGAGCTGCGGCCGTATGTGATGCCCAACATGCCGGTGGATGACAAGATCCCTCTGGAGCGCTTCCTGGTGCCCATCGAGAGCATCGAGAGAGCATCAGGGCTTCTGTTCGTCCCTAACATCATGAAGAAGACCAGCAGACTGCAGGCCATCACTGCTGGGTGA